The following are encoded in a window of Streptomyces sp. SAT1 genomic DNA:
- a CDS encoding class I SAM-dependent methyltransferase, protein MTGDALGGGRAPDGRSSYAILADQVAGRRRVLDLGCGDGVLLELLAAAPDRRLAGVDLSPHSLALARRRPALAGTALAQARAQRLPFSDGAFDACVSHLALMLMGDADKVVAETARVLVPGGVLACAVGGGAVGGEAYELFGSLLGAAGRQAPETQRIPALGDRRTRSRAGLAALLAPAGFEPPRWETVEIDLSGPAERVWAAVSGIYDVGPLAPAAVAALRADFLTGAKSLASADGRVPCGFRVHIATARRAA, encoded by the coding sequence GTGACCGGCGACGCCCTCGGCGGTGGCCGGGCCCCGGACGGGCGGTCCAGTTACGCGATCCTCGCCGATCAGGTGGCCGGCCGCCGCCGGGTCCTCGACCTCGGCTGCGGCGACGGAGTGCTGCTGGAGCTGCTGGCCGCCGCGCCGGACCGACGGCTGGCGGGCGTCGACCTCTCGCCCCACTCGCTGGCCCTGGCCCGCCGCCGCCCGGCCCTCGCGGGGACCGCGCTCGCCCAGGCGCGGGCACAGCGGCTGCCCTTCTCCGACGGTGCTTTCGACGCCTGCGTCAGCCATCTCGCGCTGATGCTCATGGGCGACGCCGACAAGGTCGTCGCGGAGACCGCCCGGGTGCTCGTGCCGGGCGGTGTGCTGGCCTGCGCGGTGGGCGGCGGGGCCGTGGGCGGTGAGGCGTACGAACTGTTCGGCTCGCTGCTGGGCGCCGCCGGGCGGCAGGCGCCCGAGACGCAGCGCATACCGGCGCTGGGCGACCGCCGGACCCGCAGCCGCGCCGGGCTCGCCGCGCTCCTGGCCCCGGCCGGGTTCGAGCCCCCGCGCTGGGAGACCGTGGAGATCGACCTGAGCGGCCCGGCGGAGCGGGTCTGGGCGGCCGTCTCCGGCATCTACGACGTCGGCCCGCTCGCACCGGCCGCCGTCGCCGCCCTCCGGGCGGACTTCCTCACCGGGGCGAAGTCCCTGGCGTCGGCGGACGGCCGCGTCCCGTGCGGCTTCCGCGTCCACATCGCGACGGCCCGCCGCGCCGCCTGA
- a CDS encoding alpha/beta fold hydrolase, producing the protein MARRIDVTGAGGVRLAAWEFAEPPKERPYVPARAGAHRGGLPRQLSEPPEPPDPQAPAAGHARAAGAGGAGVLLLHGLMGRASHWAPTARWLAERHRTVALDQRGHGQSEKPPRPAYTREAYVEDAEAAVEQLGLGPAVLVGHAMGALTAWQLAAKRPDLVRALVICDMRASALGAASQREWEDWFKTWPTPFATLADVRKWFGADDPWVERPDPARGAFYAEIMHEDADGWRPVFEPEQMLVSRETWVYDAHWEELAQVRCPALVVRGLDGELGRAEAQEMVRVLPLGEYAEVADAGHLVHFDQPEAWRAAVSPFLERVLTP; encoded by the coding sequence ATGGCGCGGCGTATCGACGTGACCGGGGCGGGCGGCGTACGGCTGGCCGCCTGGGAGTTCGCCGAACCCCCGAAGGAGCGGCCGTACGTACCGGCGCGGGCCGGTGCCCACCGCGGCGGGCTGCCGCGGCAGCTCAGCGAGCCGCCCGAGCCCCCTGATCCGCAGGCCCCGGCGGCCGGTCACGCGCGGGCGGCCGGTGCCGGGGGCGCCGGAGTGCTGTTACTGCACGGGCTCATGGGCCGGGCCTCCCACTGGGCACCGACCGCCCGCTGGCTCGCCGAGCGGCACCGCACCGTCGCCCTGGACCAGCGGGGCCACGGCCAGAGCGAGAAGCCCCCGCGGCCCGCGTACACCCGCGAGGCCTACGTCGAGGACGCCGAGGCGGCCGTGGAGCAGCTCGGTCTCGGCCCGGCCGTCCTCGTCGGACACGCCATGGGGGCGCTGACCGCCTGGCAGCTCGCCGCCAAGCGCCCCGACCTGGTGCGCGCACTGGTCATCTGCGACATGCGCGCCTCCGCGCTCGGCGCGGCCTCCCAGCGCGAGTGGGAGGACTGGTTCAAGACCTGGCCGACGCCGTTCGCCACCCTCGCCGATGTCCGCAAGTGGTTCGGCGCGGACGATCCCTGGGTGGAGCGGCCGGATCCGGCCCGCGGCGCGTTCTACGCCGAGATCATGCACGAGGACGCGGACGGCTGGCGCCCCGTGTTCGAACCCGAGCAGATGCTCGTCTCCCGCGAGACCTGGGTGTACGACGCGCACTGGGAGGAACTGGCCCAGGTGCGGTGCCCGGCCCTCGTCGTCCGCGGCCTCGACGGCGAACTGGGCCGCGCGGAGGCGCAGGAGATGGTCCGCGTCCTGCCGCTCGGCGAGTACGCGGAGGTCGCCGACGCCGGCCACCTCGTCCACTTCGACCAGCCCGAGGCATGGCGGGCGGCCGTCTCGCCGTTCCTGGAAAGGGTCCTCACCCCGTGA
- a CDS encoding metal-dependent transcriptional regulator produces the protein MSGLIDTTEMYLRTILELEEEGVVPMRARIAERLDQSGPTVSQTVARMERDGLVSVAADRHLELTDEGRRLATRVMRKHRLAECLLVDVIGLEWEQVHAEACRWEHVMSEAVERRVLELLRHPTESPYGNPIPGLEELGEKDGADPFLDAGLVALSELDPGAEGKTVVVRRIGEPIQTDAQLMYTLRRAGVQPGSVVSVTESAGGVLVGSGGEAAELESEVASHVFVAKR, from the coding sequence CTGATCGACACCACGGAGATGTATCTCCGCACCATCCTCGAGCTGGAGGAGGAAGGCGTCGTCCCCATGCGCGCCCGGATCGCGGAGCGCCTGGACCAGAGTGGGCCGACCGTGAGCCAGACGGTCGCGCGGATGGAGCGGGACGGCCTCGTCTCGGTGGCCGCGGACCGTCATCTGGAGCTGACGGACGAGGGCCGCAGGCTGGCCACGCGCGTGATGCGCAAGCACCGGCTGGCGGAGTGTCTGCTGGTCGACGTGATCGGCCTGGAGTGGGAGCAGGTGCACGCCGAGGCGTGCCGCTGGGAGCATGTGATGAGCGAGGCGGTGGAGCGCCGGGTGCTGGAGCTGCTGCGGCATCCGACCGAGTCGCCGTACGGCAATCCGATCCCGGGTCTTGAGGAGCTGGGCGAGAAGGACGGCGCGGACCCGTTCCTGGACGCGGGTCTGGTCGCGCTGAGCGAGCTGGATCCGGGCGCCGAGGGGAAGACGGTCGTGGTGCGCCGGATCGGGGAGCCGATCCAGACGGACGCGCAGCTGATGTACACGTTGCGGCGCGCGGGTGTGCAGCCCGGCTCGGTGGTGAGCGTGACCGAGTCGGCGGGCGGTGTGCTGGTGGGCAGCGGGGGTGAGGCGGCGGAGCTGGAGTCGGAGGTCGCCTCGCACGTCTTCGTCGCCAAGCGCTGA